A region of Larimichthys crocea isolate SSNF chromosome X, L_crocea_2.0, whole genome shotgun sequence DNA encodes the following proteins:
- the gjd6 gene encoding gap junction protein delta 6, which produces MTEWTLLKRLLDAVHQHSTMIGRLWLTVMVIFRLLIVAVATEDVYTDEQEMFVCNTVQPGCPTVCYDAFAPISQPRFWVFHIISVSTPSLCFIIYTWHNLSKVPHNNIQRQGQGPVDMPGQEGPDVGRGGGQEVYDPNCDSDSCSIHSHKHLGHSLADVLEGIPAHSLQRGNPNNMVPLSHTRVCTLRGGSAEGHVVSGGVLSKCYVFHVCLRAVLEVGFVLAQWKLFGFQVPVHFLCTSPPCSQPVDCYVSRPTEKTIFLLFMFCVGVFCILLNLLELNHLGWKKIRQVVRLRERASWGGCPGMRGGYETFPPDSPSLTSSLGFRDMTSTTSLPTLDLVVGHQPDWTCAINCGRMRAPEEVRETRAEQPKRQDSHKGVRQPLKSKREIRGSKQRSAEVWI; this is translated from the coding sequence ATGACGGAGTGGACCCTGCTTAAACGTCTCCTGGATGCTGTCCACCAGCACTCCACCATGATCGGTCGCCTGTGGCTCACCGTCATGGTTATCTTCCGGCTGCTTATTGTCGCTGTTGCAACCGAGGATGTGTACACCGACGAGCAGGAGATGTTTGTGTGCAACACAGTGCAGCCAGGATGTCCCACCGTCTGCTACGATGCGTTTGCGCCCATCTCGCAACCTCGCTTCTGGGTTTTCCACATCATCAGCGTCTCCACGCCGTCGCTCTGCTTCATCATCTACACGTGGCATAACCTGTCCAAGGTGCCCCACAACAACATCCAGAGGCAGGGGCAAGGACCAGTGGACATGCCAGGGCAGGAAGGCCCAGATGTAGGGCGAGGCGGTGGACAGGAGGTGTATGATCCAAACTGTGACTCGGACAGCTGCTCCATCCACTCTCATAAGCATCTCGGTCACAGCCTGGCAGATGTGCTGGAGGGCATCCCTGCCCACAGCCTCCAGAGGGGAAACCCTAACAACATGGTACCCTTGAGTCACACCCGAGTTTGCACCCTCCGGGGTGGGAGTGCAGAGGGTCATGTGGTCTCTGGAGGTGTTCTGTCTAAATGTTATGtctttcatgtgtgtttgcgGGCTGTTCTGGAGGTGGGCTTTGTTCTGGCTCAGTGGAAGCTGTTTGGCTTCCAGGTGCCAGTCCATTTCCTTTGTACCTCGCCTCCCTGTAGCCAGCCGGTGGACTGCTACGTCTCCAGACCCACAGAGAAGACCATCTTCCTACTCTTCATGTTTTGCGTTGGTGTATTCTGTATCTTGCTCAATCTGCTGGAGCTCAACCACCTGGGCTGGAAGAAGATCCGACAGGTGGTGAGGCTGAGGGAGAGGGCGTCCTGGGGAGGCTGTCCAGGTATGAGGGGAGGATATGAAACATTTCCTCCAGACAGTCCTTCCCTCACATCCTCTTTAGGCTTCAGGGACATGACCAGCACCACCTCTCTGCCCACTTTGGACCTGGTGGTGGGTCACCAGCCTGACTGGACCTGTGCTATAAACTGTGGCAGGATGAGGGCTCCTGAGGAGGTCAGAGAAACAAGAGCAGAGCAACCAAAGAGACAGGACAGCCATAAAGGAGTGAGGCAGCCTTTGAAGAGTAAGAGGGAGATCAGAGGCTCAAAACAGAGGAGTGCTGAGGTCTGGATCTAG